From the genome of Geminocystis herdmanii PCC 6308, one region includes:
- a CDS encoding precorrin-8X methylmutase: MYSNLSNPIIEKSFAIIDNIIGKHDLSDAEYNIVRRIIHTTADFDFLHRLQCSSSVIKSSIELLKAKTPIITDVSMIKEGIRNMVAKTHENEIIVAVKQVKEAKLGQTLTETGLIQCCEKYPTAIYVIGNAPTALIALCKQYEAKKINPSLVIGAPVGFVSVLESKEYLAKLDIPQIQIIGHKGGSTVASAIVNALLVMSMKENFLP, encoded by the coding sequence TTGTATAGCAATTTAAGTAATCCTATTATCGAAAAAAGTTTTGCCATCATCGATAATATTATCGGTAAACATGATCTCAGTGATGCTGAATATAATATTGTACGCCGTATTATTCACACAACAGCGGATTTTGATTTTTTACATCGGCTTCAGTGTAGTTCCAGTGTCATTAAAAGCTCGATCGAACTTTTAAAAGCAAAAACACCCATTATCACGGATGTTAGCATGATCAAAGAAGGTATCCGTAATATGGTAGCAAAAACCCATGAAAATGAGATAATTGTAGCGGTAAAACAGGTAAAAGAAGCCAAATTAGGACAAACTTTGACAGAAACAGGTTTAATCCAATGTTGTGAAAAATATCCTACAGCAATTTATGTAATCGGTAACGCACCCACAGCATTAATAGCTTTGTGCAAACAATATGAAGCTAAAAAAATTAACCCTTCTTTAGTCATTGGTGCACCCGTAGGATTTGTGTCAGTATTAGAATCTAAGGAATATTTAGCCAAGTTAGACATTCCTCAAATACAAATTATAGGGCATAAAGGCGGTTCAACGGTTGCCTCTGCCATTGTCAATGCTTTGTTAGTTATGTCAATGAAAGAAAATTTTTTGCCCTAA
- a CDS encoding diguanylate cyclase — translation MANYNPKNFLILAVDDNSINRILLEKLLKKEGYKMTILSSSEEVIPYLNKVTPDLILLDLMMPNINGLELCESIKINPNLQEIPIIFITASDEKKDLLKAFDLGAVDYITKPFHNQELLARVKNHLELKFTRDELRKALIELEKLAKTDELTGISNRRHFIALAQREFNLAKRQKRDFSLLILDIDYFKKINDTYGHPIGDKVIQFVARKCVDCLRQEDLCARWGGEEFIVFLSETTLEGAIMAADRIRISIENGTIEIEDYKISVTVSIGISVYNPDDANVNQTISRGDMALYRAKNNGRNRVEN, via the coding sequence ATGGCTAATTATAATCCCAAAAACTTTCTTATTTTGGCAGTGGATGATAACTCCATTAATCGAATTTTATTGGAAAAATTGCTGAAAAAAGAAGGGTATAAAATGACGATATTAAGTAGTAGTGAAGAAGTTATCCCATATTTGAACAAGGTAACTCCCGATCTGATACTATTAGATTTAATGATGCCTAATATAAATGGTTTAGAGCTATGTGAGTCTATTAAAATAAACCCAAATTTGCAGGAAATTCCCATTATTTTTATTACCGCTAGTGACGAAAAAAAAGATTTATTAAAGGCTTTTGATTTAGGAGCAGTTGATTATATTACAAAACCTTTTCATAATCAAGAATTATTAGCAAGAGTTAAAAATCATTTAGAATTAAAATTCACGAGAGATGAGTTAAGAAAAGCATTAATCGAGTTAGAGAAATTAGCCAAAACCGATGAGTTAACAGGGATTTCTAACCGCCGTCATTTTATTGCCTTAGCGCAAAGGGAATTTAATTTAGCCAAAAGACAAAAAAGAGATTTTTCTTTACTAATTCTCGATATTGATTATTTTAAGAAAATTAATGACACTTATGGTCATCCCATTGGGGATAAAGTAATTCAGTTTGTTGCTCGAAAATGTGTTGATTGTCTTCGTCAAGAGGATTTATGTGCTAGATGGGGAGGAGAGGAGTTTATCGTTTTTCTTTCAGAAACCACCTTAGAAGGTGCGATAATGGCGGCTGATCGTATTAGAATAAGTATTGAAAATGGCACGATCGAGATTGAGGATTATAAAATAAGTGTAACAGTTAGTATTGGGATTTCTGTCTATAATCCCGATGATGCCAACGTCAATCAAACAATTTCTAGGGGTGATATGGCGTTATATCGTGCTAAAAATAATGGTAGAAATAGAGTAGAGAATTGA
- a CDS encoding TIGR03279 family radical SAM protein encodes MKPALISRIIPDSIASEMGFEAGDSIVTINGLQPRDLIDYQFFCADEYLELEVIDKRGKSHFLEIEKDYDEDLGLEFETALFDGLIQCNNKCPFCFIDQQPTGKRDTLYLKDDDYRLSFLYGSYLTLTNLTAKEWSRIEQMRLSPLYVSVHATEADIRSRLLKNHRAGEIKQQLAWFQEKRLQIHAQVVVCPNINDGKHLETTLLDLFSFHQGDIPAVISAAIVPVGLTKFRPDKDELIPVTTEKAREVIKQVQELQVQFKQKCGSTFAWLADEWFLIGKEELPPESHYEDYPQIGNGVGSIRQFIKEFQSIAQEKLPSQISTPKQFTWIVGNAVETAFQPLINRLNQVDNLQVDLVALNSLYWGQEITVTGLLTGEDLLHHLADKNFPKNVLLPSVMLKHDEQKFLDDLTVEEVAKKLDINIIPVKDINHLLDRIIE; translated from the coding sequence ATGAAACCAGCCCTTATTAGTCGTATTATACCAGATTCGATCGCCTCCGAAATGGGTTTTGAAGCGGGAGATTCGATCGTAACTATAAATGGATTACAACCGAGAGATTTAATTGACTATCAGTTTTTTTGTGCTGATGAATATTTAGAATTAGAAGTAATTGATAAAAGGGGAAAAAGTCATTTTTTAGAGATAGAAAAAGACTATGACGAAGACTTAGGTTTAGAGTTTGAAACTGCACTTTTTGATGGTTTAATTCAGTGTAATAATAAATGTCCTTTTTGTTTTATTGATCAACAACCGACAGGCAAAAGAGATACACTTTATCTCAAAGATGATGATTATAGACTCAGTTTTCTCTATGGTAGTTATTTAACTTTAACAAATTTAACCGCAAAAGAATGGTCAAGAATTGAACAAATGCGGTTATCTCCTTTATATGTTTCTGTTCATGCTACGGAAGCCGATATTAGAAGTCGTTTACTCAAAAATCATCGTGCAGGAGAAATCAAACAACAATTAGCATGGTTTCAAGAAAAACGTTTACAAATTCATGCTCAAGTGGTAGTTTGCCCTAATATTAATGATGGAAAACACCTTGAAACTACCTTGTTAGATTTATTCTCCTTTCATCAAGGCGACATTCCTGCGGTTATTAGTGCTGCGATCGTACCTGTAGGGTTGACGAAATTTAGACCCGACAAAGATGAATTAATCCCCGTAACCACAGAAAAAGCAAGGGAAGTAATTAAACAAGTACAGGAATTGCAAGTACAATTTAAACAGAAATGTGGCTCAACTTTTGCATGGTTAGCGGATGAATGGTTTTTGATAGGTAAGGAAGAATTACCCCCAGAATCTCACTACGAAGACTATCCGCAAATTGGTAACGGTGTTGGCTCAATTCGTCAATTTATCAAAGAATTTCAGAGTATTGCTCAAGAAAAATTACCCTCCCAAATATCTACTCCCAAACAATTTACATGGATTGTGGGTAATGCGGTAGAAACTGCTTTTCAACCTCTGATTAATCGCTTAAATCAAGTGGATAATTTACAAGTGGATTTAGTGGCTTTAAATAGTTTATATTGGGGACAAGAAATCACTGTTACTGGTTTATTAACGGGGGAAGATTTATTACACCATTTAGCAGATAAAAACTTCCCTAAAAATGTCTTACTACCATCGGTAATGTTAAAGCATGATGAGCAAAAATTTTTAGATGATTTAACAGTGGAAGAAGTAGCAAAAAAATTGGATATTAATATTATCCCTGTCAAAGATATTAACCATTTGCTCGATCGAATTATTGAGTAA
- a CDS encoding type II toxin-antitoxin system VapC family toxin, translated as MKPCLLDTDILSLFFRNHPQVVKNFNLYLQEYQKLNFSLITYYEILSGLKHRDAYKQIDKFLTFSSQNNIILLNIKSISISSKIYANLRKKGTPVDDIDLLIAGVAIANNLMLVTHNQKHFGKIEGLELTDWTL; from the coding sequence ATGAAACCCTGTTTACTTGATACCGATATTCTTTCTCTTTTTTTTCGCAATCATCCGCAGGTAGTTAAAAATTTTAATTTATATTTACAAGAATATCAAAAACTTAACTTTAGTTTAATCACTTATTATGAAATATTAAGCGGTTTAAAACATCGAGATGCTTATAAACAAATTGACAAATTTTTGACATTTTCTTCCCAAAATAATATTATTCTTTTAAACATAAAATCTATAAGTATCTCATCTAAAATTTATGCTAACTTGAGAAAAAAAGGCACTCCTGTTGATGATATTGATTTATTGATTGCAGGAGTTGCTATAGCGAACAATTTAATGTTAGTTACTCATAATCAAAAGCATTTTGGTAAAATTGAGGGATTAGAATTGACAGATTGGACACTCTAA